A single window of Triplophysa rosa linkage group LG2, Trosa_1v2, whole genome shotgun sequence DNA harbors:
- the mef2cb gene encoding myocyte enhancer factor 2cb isoform X1, with protein MGRKKIQITRIMDERNRQVTFTKRKFGLMKKAYELSVLCDCEIALIIFNSTNKLFQYASTDMDKVLLKYTEYNEPHESRTNSDIVETLRKKGLNGCDSPDPDADDSVGHSPESEDKYRKINDDIDLHMISRQRLCAVPPSSYDMSIPMNNQIYPGNHNLLPLAHHGLQRNSMSPGVTHRPPSAGGLMGTDLSTGAGTSAGKDGIPTYYRNGYGNHRNSPGLLVSSGGLNKSMQAKSPPPVNLGMNSRKPDLRVLIPPGAKNNMPSINQRINNSQSAQSLATPVVSVATPTLPGQGMGGYPSAISTSYGTEYSLSSADLSSITGFNSANTLHLGSMSGWQQHQIQNMQHSALNQLGNCSSTHLCQGSNLSLPSTQSLHIKSEPVSPPRDRSSSTTPAGYGPLPSHPQHQGPLPQGRQDSGRSPADSLSSCGSSHDGSDRDEHRPDFHSPLGLGRPGLDEQDSPSIKRVRLSEGWTT; from the exons GTGACGTTTACGAAAAGAAAGTTTGGTCTGATGAAGAAAGCCTATGAGCTGAGCGTGTTGTGTGACTGTGAGATAGCCCTCATCATTTTTAATAGTACCAACAAGCTGTTCCAGTATGCCAGCACAGATATGGACAAAGTGTTGCTTAAATACACTGAATACAATGAGCCTCATGAGAGCAGGACCAACTCTGATATTGTGGAG ACTTTAAGAAAGAAGGGTCTCAATGGTTGTGACAGCCCTGACCCCGACGCAGACGACTCGGTGGGCCACAGCCCAGAGTCAGAGGACAAGTATCGTAAAATCAACGACGACATAGATCTGCACATGATCAGCAGGCAGAGGCTATGT GCTGTTCCCCCTTCCAGCTATGATATGTCTATTCCCATGAATAACCAAATCTACCCAGGCAACCATAACCTGCTTCCCTTGGCCCACCATGGCCTACAGAGAAATAGTATGTCACCTGGAGTCACACACAGACCTCCTAGTGCAG GTGGTCTGATGGGCACTGATCTCTCCACTGGCGCGGGCACCAGTGCTGGTAAGGACGGCATCCCAACATACTACA GAAATGGTTATGGAAACCATCGTAACTCTCCTGGACTTCTGGTGTCCTCTGGAGGCCTGAACAAAAGCATGCAGGCCAAATCTCCTCCGCCGGTAAACCTCGGGATGAACAGTCGTAAGCCAGACCTGCGAGTACTTATCCCGCCAGGAGCCAAGAACAACATGCCTTCTATT AATCAGAGAATAAACAACTCTCAGTCTGCGCAGTCATTGGCTACCCCTGTGGTTTCTGTAGCGACACCCACTTTACCTGGGCAGGGAATGGGTGGTTACCCATCAGCCATTTCCACCTCATATGGTACTG AATATTCCTTGAGCAGTGCAGATCTTTCCTCTATAACCGGCTTTAACAGTGCCAACACTCTGCATTTGGGTTCAATGAGTGGATGGCAACAACATCAGATCCAGAACATGCAGCACTCTGCTCTCAATCAGCTAGG AAATTGCTCTAGCACTCACTTATGTCAGGGTTCAAATCTGTCCCTGCCTTCTACTCAAAGCCTGCACATCAAGTCCGAACCTGTTTCTCCTCCTAGAGACCGCTCGAGTAGCACCACGCCCGCCGGCTATGGCCCTCTACCGTCCCACCCGCAGCACCAAGGGCCGCTCCCGCAGGGGCGACAGGACTCGGGCCGCTCTCCAGCTGACAGCCTCAGTAGCTGTGGCAGCTCACACGATGGCAGCGATCGCGACGAGCACCGTCCAGACTTCCATTCGCCCCTGGGTTTGGGCCGGCCTGGCTTGGATGAGCAAGACAGCCCATCCATTAAGCGAGTCCGCCTGTCAGAGGGGTGGACCACATGA
- the mef2cb gene encoding myocyte enhancer factor 2cb isoform X2: MGRKKIQITRIMDERNRQVTFTKRKFGLMKKAYELSVLCDCEIALIIFNSTNKLFQYASTDMDKVLLKYTEYNEPHESRTNSDIVETLRKKGLNGCDSPDPDADDSVGHSPESEDKYRKINDDIDLHMISRQRLCAVPPSSYDMSIPMNNQIYPGNHNLLPLAHHGLQRNSMSPGVTHRPPSAGGLMGTDLSTGAGTSAGNGYGNHRNSPGLLVSSGGLNKSMQAKSPPPVNLGMNSRKPDLRVLIPPGAKNNMPSINQRINNSQSAQSLATPVVSVATPTLPGQGMGGYPSAISTSYGTEYSLSSADLSSITGFNSANTLHLGSMSGWQQHQIQNMQHSALNQLG, from the exons GTGACGTTTACGAAAAGAAAGTTTGGTCTGATGAAGAAAGCCTATGAGCTGAGCGTGTTGTGTGACTGTGAGATAGCCCTCATCATTTTTAATAGTACCAACAAGCTGTTCCAGTATGCCAGCACAGATATGGACAAAGTGTTGCTTAAATACACTGAATACAATGAGCCTCATGAGAGCAGGACCAACTCTGATATTGTGGAG ACTTTAAGAAAGAAGGGTCTCAATGGTTGTGACAGCCCTGACCCCGACGCAGACGACTCGGTGGGCCACAGCCCAGAGTCAGAGGACAAGTATCGTAAAATCAACGACGACATAGATCTGCACATGATCAGCAGGCAGAGGCTATGT GCTGTTCCCCCTTCCAGCTATGATATGTCTATTCCCATGAATAACCAAATCTACCCAGGCAACCATAACCTGCTTCCCTTGGCCCACCATGGCCTACAGAGAAATAGTATGTCACCTGGAGTCACACACAGACCTCCTAGTGCAG GTGGTCTGATGGGCACTGATCTCTCCACTGGCGCGGGCACCAGTGCTG GAAATGGTTATGGAAACCATCGTAACTCTCCTGGACTTCTGGTGTCCTCTGGAGGCCTGAACAAAAGCATGCAGGCCAAATCTCCTCCGCCGGTAAACCTCGGGATGAACAGTCGTAAGCCAGACCTGCGAGTACTTATCCCGCCAGGAGCCAAGAACAACATGCCTTCTATT AATCAGAGAATAAACAACTCTCAGTCTGCGCAGTCATTGGCTACCCCTGTGGTTTCTGTAGCGACACCCACTTTACCTGGGCAGGGAATGGGTGGTTACCCATCAGCCATTTCCACCTCATATGGTACTG AATATTCCTTGAGCAGTGCAGATCTTTCCTCTATAACCGGCTTTAACAGTGCCAACACTCTGCATTTGGGTTCAATGAGTGGATGGCAACAACATCAGATCCAGAACATGCAGCACTCTGCTCTCAATCAGCTAGGGTGA